One Paraburkholderia agricolaris DNA segment encodes these proteins:
- a CDS encoding efflux transporter outer membrane subunit: MQLLLPRSSPLFLPLLLIAAALTGCVSDAGLHTSVTPLKPSADALVQSIGPNANGTWPAPDWVKRYRDPQLDELVAEALQNSPDLQIAKARVGTAQAQLEQFASLTGLTGTAGATVSKARLPQPDDVANVSVGGRQIPVQLFNDPVVSPAALFAGLSYQLDLWGKNAALTGSLLSTRDAARVDAEQARLTLTVALVTLYCELDRGYAMQDILLQKQQAADSVDAVLRERGARGIDNAYDSADAALKRSRLASQQALNDERIKLTELQIGVLTGRGAERGLSLHRPQLAAAADAPMPAQLPVDLLGRRPDIVAARLRAEAALANIDATRAQFYPDVNLVAFAGLTALTPAALFSRAALTGSVGPAISLPIFDRTRLRAQLGGDYANVDAAIALYNKTIDEALGDVARQLTSLRTVDTLTTEQTRAVDAAAKIVAIAEERHRRGIGMQKDVTLADLSLLDERAQQVDLQGRRRLLQVALVGALGGGFDVRKVAGAPISHYQPTFPSHARITDTHFD; this comes from the coding sequence ATGCAATTGCTTTTGCCGCGCTCCTCGCCACTGTTTTTACCGCTTCTGCTCATTGCAGCGGCGCTGACAGGGTGTGTGAGCGATGCTGGTCTGCATACTAGCGTTACACCGCTTAAACCGTCCGCCGATGCGCTTGTCCAGAGTATCGGGCCGAACGCGAACGGCACATGGCCCGCGCCCGATTGGGTCAAACGCTACCGCGATCCGCAACTGGATGAACTGGTTGCTGAGGCGTTGCAGAATAGTCCCGACCTGCAGATCGCCAAGGCGAGGGTGGGCACCGCGCAGGCCCAACTCGAACAGTTTGCTTCGCTCACCGGTCTTACGGGCACGGCGGGCGCGACGGTAAGCAAGGCCCGCTTGCCGCAACCGGACGACGTGGCCAATGTGTCCGTTGGCGGTCGGCAGATTCCGGTGCAGTTGTTCAACGATCCGGTGGTCTCGCCGGCGGCGTTGTTCGCCGGTTTGAGCTACCAGCTCGACCTGTGGGGCAAGAATGCCGCGCTGACCGGCAGCCTGCTGTCCACGCGCGATGCGGCGCGCGTCGATGCGGAGCAGGCACGGCTCACGTTGACGGTTGCGCTCGTGACGCTCTATTGCGAGCTCGACCGCGGATATGCCATGCAGGACATTCTGCTGCAAAAGCAGCAGGCCGCGGATAGCGTCGATGCGGTGTTGCGCGAGCGGGGTGCGCGCGGCATCGATAACGCTTACGACTCGGCCGACGCCGCACTGAAACGAAGCCGGCTCGCTTCGCAGCAGGCACTCAACGACGAACGCATCAAACTGACCGAGTTGCAGATCGGCGTGCTGACGGGGCGCGGCGCGGAGCGCGGTTTGTCGCTGCATCGTCCGCAACTGGCAGCGGCGGCCGACGCGCCAATGCCCGCGCAATTGCCGGTAGACCTGCTGGGCCGCCGGCCCGATATCGTGGCGGCGCGTTTGCGGGCCGAAGCCGCTCTCGCGAATATCGACGCCACGCGGGCGCAGTTTTATCCCGACGTGAATCTGGTGGCCTTTGCCGGGCTCACGGCATTGACGCCCGCCGCGCTTTTCTCGCGCGCGGCGCTGACTGGTTCGGTGGGACCGGCGATCTCCTTGCCGATTTTCGATCGAACCCGGCTGCGTGCCCAACTCGGCGGCGATTACGCCAACGTCGACGCCGCGATCGCTCTTTACAACAAGACGATCGACGAGGCGCTCGGCGACGTTGCGCGTCAACTGACTTCGTTGCGTACGGTCGATACGCTCACCACTGAGCAGACGCGCGCGGTCGACGCAGCCGCAAAGATCGTTGCGATTGCAGAGGAGCGGCATCGTCGGGGTATCGGCATGCAGAAGGACGTGACGCTGGCGGACCTGTCCTTACTCGACGAACGCGCCCAGCAAGTCGATTTGCAGGGCCGCCGCAGACTGCTGCAGGTCGCGCTGGTGGGCGCGCTCGGTGGCGGCTTTGACGTACGCAAGGTGGCCGGCGCGCCGATCTCGCACTATCAGCCGACCTTTCCCTCTCACGCACGCATCACGGATACGCACTTCGATTGA
- a CDS encoding DUF3311 domain-containing protein, with protein METSQSSGRSWLWIVLLIPYIALLWLPFYNDTRPSFAGFPFFYWYQFLWVPLTSLLIYVVYRGVK; from the coding sequence GTGGAGACCTCCCAATCTTCCGGCCGTTCATGGCTATGGATCGTCCTGCTGATCCCGTACATCGCGTTGCTGTGGTTGCCGTTCTATAACGACACACGGCCCTCATTCGCCGGCTTTCCGTTCTTCTACTGGTATCAGTTCTTGTGGGTTCCGTTGACCTCGCTGCTGATTTACGTCGTGTACCGAGGTGTCAAATGA
- a CDS encoding cache domain-containing protein produces the protein MKLKAKIVLLAIVPFLAAIASIEIGVRREATALAETQHATTQAAYMASKEIELKHYVELATTAIAPLYDAGRDNARDDAMLRTRALDILGKMDFGKDGYFFVYDMHGRTLMHPREPDLVGRDLWALRDPNGALTIQQLLAAASRGGGYVRYVWHRPSTGKLASKLGYVVPLERWGWMIGTGIYLDDVDATLAHIDEGAAANIDRTMQWIDGIAVAGLFVIALCALVLNVTEYRSADAKLKRLAQQVVDSQENERARLSRELHDGISQMMVSVKLLLESALTRFERSDARVPAAEAALSTSIARIGDTLREVRRISHALRPSMLDDLGVAAALEQLTRELSDQSGIQIGFTQIAHTHAASLPEAVNTVLFRIAQEALTNIVRHAHASSAALSLEVSSDAVTLTIADNGCGFDVAHALVNPHAGVGLRNMRERLDTLGGKLSLSSQPGHTIVTARVPVVASTPQSPALQEI, from the coding sequence ATGAAACTCAAAGCAAAGATTGTCCTGCTGGCGATCGTGCCCTTTCTGGCGGCCATCGCCAGCATTGAAATCGGCGTGCGCCGGGAAGCCACGGCGCTCGCCGAAACGCAGCACGCGACCACTCAGGCCGCCTACATGGCCAGCAAGGAAATCGAGCTCAAACACTATGTCGAGCTCGCGACCACGGCGATCGCCCCGCTCTACGACGCGGGCCGCGACAACGCACGCGACGATGCGATGCTGCGTACCCGTGCGCTCGACATTCTCGGGAAAATGGACTTCGGCAAGGACGGCTACTTCTTCGTCTACGACATGCACGGCCGTACGCTGATGCATCCGCGCGAACCCGATCTCGTTGGCCGCGACCTCTGGGCGCTGCGCGATCCGAACGGCGCGCTGACGATCCAGCAACTGCTCGCCGCGGCCTCGCGCGGCGGCGGTTATGTGCGTTACGTCTGGCATCGGCCATCGACGGGCAAACTGGCGTCGAAACTGGGCTACGTGGTGCCGCTCGAACGCTGGGGCTGGATGATCGGCACCGGCATCTATCTCGACGATGTCGATGCCACACTCGCGCATATCGACGAAGGCGCAGCGGCCAACATCGATCGCACGATGCAGTGGATCGACGGTATCGCGGTGGCCGGACTCTTCGTGATCGCCTTGTGTGCGCTGGTGCTCAACGTCACCGAATACCGCAGCGCCGACGCAAAACTCAAGCGGCTCGCGCAGCAGGTGGTCGACTCACAGGAAAACGAACGAGCGCGTCTGTCACGTGAGTTGCACGACGGCATCAGCCAGATGATGGTCTCCGTGAAGCTGCTGCTCGAATCGGCATTGACGCGCTTCGAACGCAGTGACGCGCGCGTGCCCGCAGCAGAAGCCGCGCTATCGACGAGCATTGCGCGGATCGGCGACACCTTGCGTGAAGTGCGCCGCATCTCTCACGCACTGCGTCCGTCCATGCTCGACGACCTCGGCGTAGCGGCTGCCCTGGAACAGCTCACCCGCGAGTTGAGCGACCAGTCCGGCATCCAGATCGGCTTCACGCAGATTGCCCATACCCATGCCGCGTCTTTGCCGGAAGCGGTGAATACCGTGCTGTTCCGTATCGCCCAGGAAGCGTTGACGAATATCGTGCGGCATGCCCACGCCTCCAGTGCGGCGCTGTCGCTGGAGGTATCGAGCGATGCCGTCACGCTAACCATCGCGGACAACGGCTGCGGTTTCGACGTCGCGCACGCGCTCGTCAATCCACACGCGGGGGTGGGTCTGCGCAATATGCGCGAGCGGCTGGACACGCTGGGCGGCAAGCTGTCACTCAGCTCGCAGCCCGGTCATACGATCGTGACCGCGCGTGTGCCAGTGGTAGCGTCCACGCCTCAATCGCCGGCCTTGCAGGAAATCTGA
- the mctP gene encoding monocarboxylate uptake permease MctP, whose product MSDVNPVNPVAMTVFIAFFVLVTVIGFFAARWKRGDLTQLHEWGLGGRQFGTVISWFLVGGDFYTAYTVIAVPALVYSVGAYGFFALPYTIIVYPFVFAVMPKLWKIAHAKNHITAADYVQGEYGGKWFPAAVAVTGIVATMPYIALQLVGMQVVIKGLGVTGEMPLIVAFVILALYTYASGLRAPAMIAFVKDIMIYIVVIAAVWLIPAKLGGYAHVFDAADTYFKAKGGATGIILKPTQFTAYASLALGSALAAFMYPHTMTAVLSSASANTVRKNAIFLPAYTLLLGLIALLGYMAIAAGVHVKSASDMVPALFNTLFPSWFVGFAAAAIAISALVPAAIMSIGAANLFTRNLWRPLVSPNITPEAEASTAKIVSLVVKFGALLFIVFLPTQYAIDLQLLGGVWILQIFPAIVFSLYTRRLNTPGLFLGWLVGIVLGTGLAISQGLKPVFALHVGGATYPLYIGLIALAANIVVSFVVSVLSPRRVVAAV is encoded by the coding sequence ATGAGCGATGTCAATCCTGTGAACCCGGTTGCGATGACCGTCTTTATCGCGTTCTTTGTTCTTGTCACCGTGATCGGTTTTTTTGCCGCGCGCTGGAAGCGGGGCGACCTGACGCAATTGCACGAGTGGGGCCTGGGTGGCCGCCAGTTCGGCACGGTGATTTCGTGGTTCCTCGTGGGCGGCGATTTCTATACCGCTTACACCGTGATTGCGGTGCCTGCGCTGGTGTATTCGGTGGGCGCGTATGGTTTCTTTGCGTTGCCGTACACCATCATTGTCTATCCGTTCGTGTTCGCGGTGATGCCCAAGCTGTGGAAGATCGCGCATGCGAAGAACCACATCACGGCAGCGGACTACGTGCAGGGCGAATACGGCGGCAAGTGGTTCCCGGCCGCGGTGGCGGTCACCGGTATTGTCGCGACCATGCCGTATATCGCGCTTCAGCTGGTGGGCATGCAGGTGGTGATCAAGGGGCTTGGCGTGACCGGCGAGATGCCGCTGATCGTCGCTTTCGTGATTCTGGCGCTGTACACGTATGCAAGCGGTTTGCGGGCGCCGGCGATGATTGCCTTCGTCAAGGACATCATGATCTATATCGTCGTGATCGCGGCAGTCTGGCTGATTCCGGCGAAGCTTGGTGGCTATGCGCATGTGTTCGACGCGGCCGATACGTATTTCAAGGCCAAGGGCGGCGCAACCGGAATCATTCTGAAGCCGACGCAGTTCACTGCTTATGCATCGCTTGCGTTAGGCTCGGCGCTGGCGGCGTTCATGTATCCGCATACGATGACGGCGGTGTTGTCGTCCGCGTCGGCTAACACGGTGCGCAAGAATGCGATTTTCCTGCCCGCGTATACGCTATTGCTGGGCTTGATCGCGTTGCTCGGTTATATGGCGATTGCTGCCGGCGTGCATGTGAAGTCGGCGTCCGACATGGTGCCGGCGCTGTTTAACACGCTGTTTCCTTCGTGGTTTGTCGGCTTTGCGGCCGCGGCCATTGCGATTAGCGCGTTGGTGCCTGCCGCGATCATGTCGATTGGCGCGGCCAATCTGTTCACGCGGAATTTGTGGCGTCCTCTCGTCTCGCCGAATATCACGCCTGAGGCTGAAGCATCGACCGCGAAGATCGTTTCGCTGGTCGTGAAGTTTGGCGCGCTGCTGTTTATCGTGTTTCTGCCGACGCAGTATGCGATTGATCTGCAACTGCTGGGTGGGGTGTGGATTCTGCAGATTTTCCCGGCTATTGTGTTTTCGCTGTATACGCGGCGGTTGAATACGCCAGGGTTGTTTCTTGGGTGGCTGGTGGGGATCGTGCTGGGGACTGGGTTGGCTATTTCGCAAGGACTTAAGCCGGTGTTTGCCTTGCATGTCGGTGGTGCTACCTATCCGCTTTATATCGGATTGATCGCCCTGGCGGCTAATATTGTGGTGAGTTTTGTGGTGTCGGTTTTGTCGCCGCGGAGGGTTGTGGCGGCGGTTTGA
- a CDS encoding efflux RND transporter periplasmic adaptor subunit, whose translation MHNDKQAQHAAGWTQQQANPADGGGISGDAHDSKRTARRRRFAVFFGVVALAGLAWLTYWGLSARFFEETDDAYVAGNIVQIAAQIPGTVTDILVDNTRQVRAGQPLVKLDDAEAAAAFAQAKAQLTLAVRQVANATISRKLYVQSIDARRAELALAQRALAARDHASVEVVSPEELARAREAVAVAQANLASAQVQLDAARALGGKFPVEASPPVLQAAAQLRLAYRNLQRTTVVSPVDGTVGQRSVQIGQQVGPGLALMSIIPLERLWVEANFKEGQIRSMRVGQPVRIVSDVYGSQVVYHGHVEGFSAGTGSAFSMLPSQNAAGNWIKVVQRVPIVISLDPAELAAHPLRLGLSMQVSVDTHVRSGHLIGNDTPAATLSTRVHDNVSRDADTLIAQIIRDNSDRGGAAQ comes from the coding sequence ATGCACAACGATAAACAGGCACAGCATGCCGCCGGCTGGACCCAGCAGCAGGCAAACCCGGCAGACGGGGGAGGCATATCGGGCGACGCGCACGATTCGAAACGGACTGCGCGGCGGCGCCGGTTTGCCGTTTTCTTCGGTGTGGTGGCGCTCGCCGGTCTGGCGTGGCTAACGTATTGGGGGTTGAGCGCGCGCTTCTTTGAGGAGACCGACGACGCCTACGTGGCGGGCAACATCGTGCAGATCGCCGCGCAGATACCCGGCACGGTCACCGATATTCTCGTGGACAACACGCGTCAGGTTCGTGCGGGCCAGCCGCTCGTCAAGCTCGACGACGCCGAAGCGGCCGCCGCGTTCGCGCAGGCCAAAGCGCAACTTACACTCGCCGTGCGCCAGGTAGCAAACGCGACGATCTCGCGCAAGCTCTACGTGCAATCGATCGATGCGCGCCGCGCCGAACTGGCGTTGGCGCAACGTGCGCTGGCGGCGCGCGATCATGCGTCGGTCGAGGTAGTGTCGCCGGAAGAACTGGCGCGTGCTCGTGAGGCGGTGGCGGTTGCTCAAGCGAATCTCGCTTCGGCACAGGTCCAACTCGATGCTGCCCGCGCGCTCGGCGGAAAATTTCCGGTCGAAGCCAGTCCGCCGGTTCTGCAAGCCGCCGCGCAATTGCGGCTTGCTTATCGGAACCTGCAGCGCACCACCGTGGTTTCTCCCGTCGACGGCACGGTCGGGCAGCGCTCGGTGCAGATCGGCCAGCAGGTCGGGCCAGGACTCGCCCTGATGTCGATCATCCCGCTCGAGCGTCTATGGGTCGAAGCGAACTTCAAGGAAGGCCAGATCCGCAGCATGCGGGTGGGGCAGCCCGTGCGCATCGTGTCGGACGTGTATGGCTCGCAGGTGGTGTATCACGGGCACGTGGAAGGCTTCTCGGCGGGCACGGGTAGCGCGTTCTCGATGCTGCCTTCGCAGAACGCGGCCGGCAACTGGATCAAGGTCGTGCAGCGCGTGCCGATCGTGATTTCGCTCGATCCGGCCGAACTCGCTGCGCATCCGTTGCGACTCGGTCTCTCGATGCAGGTGTCGGTGGATACGCACGTGCGAAGTGGTCATCTGATCGGCAACGATACGCCGGCGGCCACGTTGAGTACCCGCGTCCACGATAACGTTTCGCGCGATGCCGACACGTTGATCGCGCAGATCATCCGGGATAACAGCGACCGGGGTGGCGCTGCGCAATAG
- a CDS encoding response regulator, translating into MNDMSLAIARLILIDDHPLVRDGLRARLEAVRNIEIVGEAGNAQEALALADSQEPHLVLMDVGMNGMNGIALAGLFHERFPAIRVLMLSMHDNLEYVTQAVRAGASGYVLKDSPATEIIQAIGAVLEGKTFFSAGLGARLIQASATQSPIERLTPRERDILDALAEGLSSKQIAQRNDLSVRTVETHRLNLKRKLDIEGQAELIKFAVENRRKNR; encoded by the coding sequence ATGAACGACATGTCCCTCGCCATCGCACGTTTGATTCTGATCGACGACCACCCGCTGGTTCGCGACGGCTTGCGCGCGCGGCTCGAAGCCGTACGCAACATCGAGATCGTCGGCGAAGCCGGCAATGCGCAGGAAGCGCTCGCGCTCGCCGACAGTCAGGAACCGCATCTGGTGCTGATGGACGTCGGCATGAACGGGATGAACGGTATCGCGCTGGCCGGCCTGTTTCATGAACGCTTCCCGGCAATTCGCGTGTTGATGCTGTCCATGCACGACAACCTCGAGTACGTGACCCAGGCGGTACGCGCGGGGGCCAGCGGCTACGTACTCAAAGACTCACCCGCCACCGAAATCATTCAGGCAATCGGCGCGGTGCTGGAAGGCAAGACGTTTTTCAGCGCAGGGCTGGGCGCACGATTAATTCAGGCCTCGGCGACGCAATCGCCGATTGAACGGCTCACGCCGCGCGAGCGCGATATTCTCGACGCGCTCGCGGAAGGCCTCTCGAGCAAGCAGATCGCGCAACGCAACGATTTGTCCGTGCGCACGGTAGAAACGCATCGGCTGAATCTGAAACGCAAGCTCGATATCGAAGGTCAGGCTGAGTTGATCAAGTTCGCTGTCGAGAATCGTCGTAAGAATCGTTGA